One region of Hymenobacter sediminicola genomic DNA includes:
- a CDS encoding DUF6252 family protein, producing the protein MRHPVYLLLLLSFLLGVSACKKDDPEDKLPPATQTGAGTFGCLVNGQAWLPFGTTGSGSDGIDYDQGLVYIRARRFETDGRNFQSMKLYIDSVARTGRYPLGMPHGQASFHDSRSEDCYLATQEPGTVTEGQLTVTRFDLSAHIISGTFEFTLTKPGCEPLKVTKGRFDYRL; encoded by the coding sequence ATGCGCCACCCCGTGTATTTGCTACTGCTGCTATCCTTCCTGCTAGGGGTTAGCGCCTGCAAGAAAGACGACCCGGAAGACAAACTACCGCCCGCCACCCAGACCGGAGCCGGCACCTTCGGCTGCCTCGTCAACGGGCAGGCCTGGCTGCCTTTCGGCACCACCGGCTCGGGCAGTGACGGAATAGACTATGACCAGGGGCTGGTGTACATACGGGCGCGACGCTTCGAAACCGATGGGCGCAATTTCCAGAGCATGAAGCTCTATATCGATAGTGTCGCGCGCACGGGCCGCTACCCGCTGGGCATGCCGCACGGGCAGGCCAGCTTCCATGATAGCCGCAGTGAAGATTGTTACTTAGCCACCCAGGAGCCCGGCACCGTGACGGAGGGCCAGTTGACCGTCACCCGCTTCGACCTGAGCGCCCACATCATTTCCGGCACCTTCGAGTTTACGCTCACCAAGCCCGGCTGCGAGCCGCTCAAAGTTACGAAGGGCCGCTTCGACTACAGACTATAG
- a CDS encoding T9SS type A sorting domain-containing protein gives MKPLYPFLALSLAAGPLAAQSLTNNGSIVTVQAGATLYVSGTLDNKAGSTFSNAGTTQVGGDLTNAGTLTSAGLVRMVGTDNQTLTPGGSSLTQLEIANTGVVGQNVVSVPTDLAITQQLTLTSGMVRTAVAATISLPNTATVTGEAPGRYVQGNLQVTRTGVNSTTDFGNGATLNPGNNIGTVTVKRTAGLLLPNVSYGQNNALPALQGIDRIWSITSSNNPNSAVAVALSWLPENDHNLSSFAQAQAWRATSATTWAKAGAQAAAATTATNRTFSFSTAVLGVLTVSNAANPLPVELIEFTAERQGEDGLLRWATASEKNNDRFEVEASADGSTFRRIGQVQGHGTTAQRHDYRLLDLNLARYQASPVYYRLRQVDQDGTETLSPVRTVQVLGATPKLLAEAFPNPHHAGKLTLRVQALEAGFVTLKVHEATGRVLWQETRAVQAGWNEQPLSRAAELPAGLYLLSVQQGSQQQVVKLVRE, from the coding sequence ATGAAGCCACTCTACCCATTTCTGGCTCTGAGCCTGGCCGCCGGCCCGCTGGCCGCCCAGAGCCTGACCAACAACGGCAGCATTGTGACGGTGCAGGCCGGCGCAACGCTATACGTATCCGGCACGCTCGACAACAAGGCGGGTAGCACGTTCTCGAATGCCGGCACCACGCAGGTAGGCGGCGACCTGACCAACGCCGGCACCCTTACCTCGGCCGGACTAGTACGAATGGTTGGCACCGACAACCAAACCCTGACCCCGGGCGGGTCCAGCCTCACGCAGCTGGAAATTGCTAACACGGGCGTAGTCGGCCAAAACGTGGTCAGCGTACCTACGGACCTAGCCATCACGCAGCAGCTCACGCTCACGAGCGGTATGGTCCGAACTGCTGTGGCCGCTACCATCAGCCTGCCTAACACCGCTACAGTAACCGGCGAAGCGCCCGGCCGCTATGTGCAGGGCAACCTGCAGGTGACGCGCACCGGCGTCAACAGCACGACCGACTTCGGTAACGGCGCCACGCTCAACCCCGGCAACAACATCGGTACCGTAACCGTGAAACGCACGGCCGGACTGCTGCTGCCCAACGTGAGCTACGGCCAGAACAACGCCCTGCCAGCCCTACAAGGCATCGACCGGATCTGGAGCATTACGAGCAGCAACAACCCTAACTCCGCAGTAGCCGTGGCGCTAAGCTGGCTTCCCGAAAACGACCACAACCTGAGCAGCTTTGCCCAGGCGCAGGCGTGGCGGGCTACCAGCGCTACCACCTGGGCCAAAGCCGGCGCACAGGCCGCAGCTGCCACTACGGCTACTAACCGCACCTTCTCGTTTAGCACGGCCGTGCTGGGCGTGCTTACGGTGAGCAACGCCGCCAACCCGCTGCCAGTGGAGCTTATTGAGTTCACGGCAGAGCGCCAGGGCGAAGATGGCCTGCTGCGCTGGGCTACGGCCTCGGAGAAAAACAACGACCGGTTTGAGGTGGAGGCCAGCGCCGACGGTAGCACCTTCCGCCGCATCGGGCAGGTGCAAGGCCACGGCACCACCGCCCAGCGCCACGACTACCGTCTGCTGGACCTTAACCTAGCCCGCTACCAGGCCAGCCCGGTGTACTACCGCCTCCGCCAAGTAGACCAGGATGGCACCGAAACCCTCTCGCCCGTCCGGACGGTGCAGGTGCTCGGCGCTACTCCGAAGCTGCTGGCCGAAGCCTTCCCCAACCCGCACCACGCTGGCAAGCTCACGCTGCGCGTGCAGGCGCTGGAGGCCGGCTTTGTAACGCTGAAGGTGCATGAGGCCACAGGCCGGGTGCTGTGGCAGGAAACGCGAGCCGTACAGGCCGGCTGGAATGAGCAGCCCCTTTCCCGCGCCGCCGAGCTGCCCGCTGGCCTCTACTTGCTGAGTGTGCAGCAGGGTAGCCAGCAACAGGTTGTGAAGCTGGTGCGCGAGTAA
- a CDS encoding phage tail protein gives MRLIATPAGIVPASSIPAQVEPERRGWLKRLGALIGGSLLAGTAAAGTRSTASVQGADPFIGEIIIFAGNFPPRGYAFCDGQILSIAQNTALFSLLGTTYGGNGQTTFALPDLRGRFPMHAGFSAGPGLTQRNLGEAAGAEAVTLLATQMPAHNHPLTTTTAPGTSASPDGTLLANDGRGGTQYAAGTANAALAPQSVGIAGGNQPHNNMPPYLAINFCIALEGIFPSRN, from the coding sequence ATGAGACTCATTGCTACTCCTGCCGGCATCGTACCGGCGTCCAGCATCCCTGCACAAGTCGAGCCCGAGCGCCGCGGCTGGCTCAAGCGCCTCGGCGCCCTCATTGGGGGCAGCCTACTGGCGGGTACTGCCGCAGCTGGCACCCGTAGCACAGCCTCGGTGCAGGGTGCAGACCCATTTATTGGTGAAATCATCATATTTGCCGGCAACTTTCCACCCAGAGGGTATGCCTTCTGTGATGGTCAGATCTTGTCCATTGCGCAAAACACCGCCCTCTTCTCTCTTCTGGGGACGACATACGGCGGCAATGGCCAGACGACTTTTGCATTGCCGGATCTGCGCGGCCGGTTTCCCATGCACGCCGGCTTCTCCGCGGGTCCGGGCCTCACGCAACGCAACTTGGGTGAGGCAGCTGGCGCGGAAGCCGTGACGCTGCTTGCCACGCAGATGCCTGCGCACAACCACCCCCTGACCACCACTACTGCTCCCGGCACGTCGGCTTCGCCTGATGGCACCCTGTTGGCAAACGACGGACGAGGGGGCACGCAGTACGCAGCTGGCACGGCCAATGCGGCACTGGCCCCTCAGAGTGTTGGCATAGCCGGTGGCAACCAGCCGCATAACAATATGCCGCCTTATCTGGCTATCAACTTCTGCATTGCGCTGGAAGGCATCTTTCCTTCCCGGAATTAA
- the radA gene encoding DNA repair protein RadA: MAKLKTLYFCQNCGAQSAKWIGRCPSCGEWNTYVEEVIQKEDSSAAGSWKASTTVGSTKAAKPRVISEIHFEEESRFDTNDGELNRVLGGGLVPGSLVLIGGEPGIGKSTLMLQIAMSLTQMKVLYISGEESEQQIKMRAERLGEQHPNCYILTETNTQNIFKQIDALQPNVVIVDSIQTLHSGLVEAGAGSVSQVRECTTELLKYAKETSVPVLLIGHITKDGSIAGPKILEHMVDTVLQFEGDRHLSYRILRTIKNRFGSTSELGIYEMQGTGLRQVSNPSEILLSQRTESLSGMAIGATLEGNRPLLVEVQALVTPATYGTPQRSSTGFDTKRLQMLLAVLEKRSGLRLGQHDVFLNIAGGLRLDDPALDLAVCAAVVSSLNDVAIRGEVCLAAEVGLSGEIRAVSRLDQRLSEAEKLGFAEMYISQFNARGLDLARYGIRVQPAGRLDEVLEGLFG; this comes from the coding sequence ATGGCCAAGCTTAAAACCCTTTATTTCTGCCAAAACTGTGGTGCCCAGAGTGCCAAATGGATAGGGCGCTGCCCCAGCTGTGGCGAGTGGAATACCTACGTAGAGGAAGTTATCCAGAAAGAAGACAGCTCGGCAGCGGGCTCCTGGAAAGCCTCGACCACCGTAGGCAGCACCAAAGCCGCCAAGCCCCGGGTTATCAGCGAGATTCACTTTGAGGAAGAGTCGCGGTTTGATACCAACGACGGCGAACTGAACCGCGTGCTGGGCGGCGGGTTGGTGCCGGGTTCTTTGGTACTCATTGGCGGCGAGCCGGGTATCGGCAAAAGCACGCTCATGCTTCAGATTGCCATGAGCCTTACCCAGATGAAGGTGCTCTACATTTCGGGCGAAGAGAGCGAGCAGCAGATAAAGATGCGTGCCGAGCGGCTGGGAGAGCAACACCCCAACTGCTACATTCTTACTGAAACCAACACGCAGAATATTTTCAAGCAGATTGACGCGCTGCAGCCCAATGTGGTTATCGTTGATTCTATTCAGACGCTGCATTCGGGGTTGGTGGAGGCTGGAGCCGGCTCCGTTAGCCAAGTGCGCGAGTGCACCACCGAACTGCTCAAATACGCTAAGGAAACCAGCGTGCCAGTGCTGCTCATCGGCCACATCACCAAAGATGGCTCCATTGCCGGCCCCAAGATTCTGGAGCACATGGTAGATACAGTGTTGCAGTTCGAGGGCGACCGGCACCTGAGCTACCGGATTCTGCGCACCATCAAAAACCGTTTTGGTAGCACTTCCGAGCTGGGCATTTATGAGATGCAAGGCACCGGCCTGCGCCAAGTAAGCAACCCCTCAGAAATTCTGCTCAGCCAGCGCACCGAAAGCCTGAGCGGCATGGCCATTGGGGCCACGCTGGAAGGCAACCGGCCGCTGCTGGTAGAGGTGCAGGCCCTTGTAACGCCTGCCACCTATGGCACACCCCAGCGTAGCTCTACCGGCTTCGATACCAAACGGTTGCAGATGCTGCTTGCCGTACTGGAAAAGCGTAGCGGCCTGCGCCTGGGCCAGCACGACGTGTTTCTCAACATTGCCGGTGGCCTGCGCCTCGACGACCCTGCCCTGGACTTAGCCGTATGCGCCGCCGTAGTTAGCTCCCTGAACGATGTAGCTATTCGCGGGGAGGTATGCTTGGCCGCAGAAGTGGGCCTGAGCGGAGAAATCAGGGCTGTGAGCCGCCTCGACCAGCGCCTGAGTGAGGCCGAGAAGCTTGGCTTTGCTGAAATGTACATCTCGCAGTTCAACGCCCGCGGCCTCGATCTGGCCCGTTACGGCATCCGGGTACAGCCGGCGGGGAGGCTGGATGAAGTATTGGAGGGTTTGTTTGGATAA
- a CDS encoding TlpA family protein disulfide reductase — translation MSYSIRFLSGWLLAVGLTALSSAALAQGTVTLTGKVSGRTNDTVAVSIRENPLDLKEQITYARLDDKGEFRMALKLDGPARADLVYGEDVADLFLEPGDALEVRFRGSDLPGSVRYKGRGAEANTYLSDLDEQFIENDGFQVLPDNIMLYEAGFVSFLEYRRKEEQKFLKNAVEDNKFSDAFRKYAQAEIDYSYANDKLTFQDLREQVVATEGRLKMSPSYYEFLNDKSIVNNEAAMQSEMYQEFLLNYIHHLATAAGKQRSDPDFYQVCYDMAKNQLSGGVRPIIMGRVMQESFRFGHVRQSEAMLADYKNVDSKNRYTPVLRQDFETHKAFAIGSMAPDFKLTTAKGDTISLQNFRGKLVYINFWRTTSGLSLRDLPYAADLAKKFEDKNIVFLNIALDENEGAWKQLVVSKRLPGVHVRAIGGMRAPVARAYALEDVPAYFLLAEDGTFLNTKPKRLSSRAAVDEIKQSFGKASTYTSLLTSEATAK, via the coding sequence ATGTCGTACTCTATTCGTTTTCTTTCCGGGTGGTTGCTGGCCGTTGGCCTAACGGCCCTGTCCTCGGCGGCGCTGGCTCAGGGCACCGTAACGCTTACTGGCAAAGTAAGCGGCCGGACGAATGACACCGTAGCCGTATCGATACGCGAAAATCCGCTCGACCTTAAGGAGCAGATTACGTACGCCCGCCTCGACGACAAAGGCGAGTTCCGGATGGCGCTGAAGCTTGATGGCCCAGCCCGCGCCGACTTGGTATACGGAGAAGACGTAGCCGACCTGTTTCTGGAGCCCGGCGACGCCCTGGAAGTCCGTTTTCGGGGCAGCGACCTGCCCGGTTCGGTACGCTACAAAGGCCGGGGCGCAGAGGCCAATACCTACCTCTCGGACCTAGACGAGCAGTTCATCGAAAACGACGGATTCCAGGTGCTACCCGACAACATTATGCTGTATGAGGCGGGGTTCGTGTCGTTTCTGGAGTACCGCCGCAAAGAGGAGCAGAAGTTTCTGAAGAATGCCGTTGAGGATAACAAGTTCAGCGACGCTTTCCGCAAATACGCACAGGCCGAAATTGACTACAGCTACGCTAACGATAAGCTAACCTTTCAGGACCTGCGTGAACAAGTAGTAGCCACTGAGGGCCGCCTGAAAATGTCGCCTTCGTACTACGAGTTCCTGAATGATAAGAGCATCGTCAATAACGAGGCGGCGATGCAGAGCGAGATGTATCAAGAGTTTTTGCTCAACTACATCCACCACCTGGCCACGGCGGCCGGCAAGCAGCGCTCCGACCCCGACTTCTACCAGGTGTGCTACGATATGGCCAAGAACCAACTCAGCGGCGGTGTGCGGCCTATCATTATGGGCCGCGTAATGCAGGAGTCGTTCCGGTTTGGGCATGTGCGGCAGTCGGAGGCCATGCTGGCCGACTACAAAAACGTCGACAGTAAGAACCGCTATACTCCGGTACTGCGCCAGGATTTCGAAACGCACAAAGCATTTGCTATCGGTTCGATGGCGCCCGATTTTAAGCTGACCACTGCCAAGGGGGATACCATCAGCCTGCAAAACTTCCGGGGCAAGCTGGTATACATCAATTTCTGGCGCACTACCAGCGGCCTGAGCCTGCGCGACCTGCCTTACGCCGCTGATTTGGCCAAGAAGTTTGAGGACAAGAACATCGTATTCCTCAATATTGCTCTTGATGAAAATGAAGGCGCTTGGAAACAATTGGTGGTGAGCAAGCGGCTGCCTGGCGTGCATGTGCGCGCTATAGGTGGCATGCGGGCTCCGGTTGCCCGAGCGTATGCACTGGAGGATGTGCCGGCGTATTTTCTGCTAGCCGAGGATGGTACCTTTCTGAATACCAAGCCGAAGCGCCTGAGCAGCCGCGCCGCCGTCGATGAAATCAAGCAGTCTTTCGGCAAGGCCAGCACCTACACCAGCCTGCTTACTTCGGAAGCCACAGCCAAGTAA
- a CDS encoding SPASM domain-containing protein: MASLLTDSLNFLSKATPRRVWNTAQVVGGYALSKLTGNARHWGLPVALSFEPTTSCNLRCPECPSGLRSFTRPTGMLPDELFRKTIDEVASRLWYLIFYFQGEPYLHPNFLDLVKYAADKGIYTATSTNAHYLNDNNARRTVESGLDRLIISLDGTTQDVYQQYRVGGKLDKVLEGTRNLIKWRRELKSQTPRVVFQFLVVRPNEHQMEEAKQLAAELGVDDVWFKTAQIYDYQNGSPLIPTIDYYSRYENNQDGTWSIKNRLLNHCWKMWHSCVITWDGLVVPCCFDKDAEYRLGDLKTQTFRQLWHGTKYRQFRASLLKGRDQIDMCRNCTEGTKVWG; this comes from the coding sequence ATGGCTTCTCTCCTTACCGACTCGCTCAACTTCTTATCTAAAGCAACGCCGCGCCGCGTCTGGAATACGGCGCAGGTGGTGGGCGGCTACGCGCTAAGCAAGCTGACAGGCAACGCGCGGCACTGGGGCCTGCCGGTGGCTCTGAGCTTCGAGCCAACCACGAGCTGCAACCTGCGCTGCCCCGAGTGCCCGAGCGGCCTGCGCTCCTTCACGCGGCCTACCGGCATGCTCCCTGATGAGCTGTTCCGCAAGACGATAGACGAGGTAGCGTCGCGGCTGTGGTACCTGATTTTCTATTTCCAGGGCGAACCGTATCTGCACCCCAATTTCCTGGACTTGGTGAAATACGCGGCCGACAAGGGCATCTATACCGCTACCAGCACCAACGCCCACTACCTCAACGACAATAACGCCCGTCGTACCGTGGAAAGTGGCCTCGACCGGCTTATCATTTCCCTGGACGGCACTACGCAGGATGTGTACCAGCAGTACCGCGTAGGGGGCAAGCTGGACAAAGTGCTGGAAGGCACCCGCAACCTCATAAAATGGCGGCGTGAGCTGAAAAGCCAGACGCCGCGGGTGGTGTTCCAGTTTCTGGTAGTGCGGCCCAATGAGCACCAGATGGAGGAGGCGAAGCAGTTGGCCGCCGAGCTGGGCGTGGATGATGTGTGGTTCAAAACGGCCCAGATCTACGACTACCAGAATGGCTCACCCCTGATTCCCACCATCGACTACTACTCGCGCTACGAGAATAACCAAGATGGCACCTGGAGCATCAAAAACCGCCTGCTCAACCACTGCTGGAAGATGTGGCACAGCTGCGTCATCACCTGGGATGGGCTAGTGGTACCTTGTTGCTTTGACAAGGATGCTGAGTACCGTCTCGGTGACCTGAAAACCCAGACCTTCCGCCAGCTCTGGCACGGCACCAAATACCGCCAATTTCGGGCCTCGCTGCTCAAAGGTCGCGACCAGATAGACATGTGCCGCAACTGCACCGAGGGTACTAAGGTGTGGGGCTAA
- a CDS encoding FeoB-associated Cys-rich membrane protein, giving the protein MWLQTSIIVLLFVGAAFYVGRLFWRAFFDKTQAGCAKGCGGACSTIDVDRLQRTIELAAARSEAK; this is encoded by the coding sequence ATGTGGTTACAAACTTCCATCATTGTGCTGCTCTTTGTGGGTGCGGCATTCTACGTTGGCCGGCTTTTCTGGCGAGCTTTCTTCGACAAAACCCAGGCGGGCTGCGCCAAAGGCTGCGGCGGCGCCTGCTCCACTATCGATGTAGACCGGTTGCAGCGTACCATTGAGCTGGCTGCGGCCCGCTCCGAGGCGAAATAG
- a CDS encoding carboxypeptidase-like regulatory domain-containing protein has protein sequence MKLSATPFHPVTGELLPTYRDAYLRGDLSSKNTEAVDNYLKANSQYGDATLRRYFELNQAGHAVKPIGWVQRQFDLIRTEPQRFRRRAASLVAGSVLVGGAVFAGANLPTAPSENLPTETPTELVEAASAEAAALRMTSVRGRILDENGKPLIGATVLDKSSGRGVTTDASGNYVLPVAANQAPLLQYGYAGYSEEEVQMKGRGTHNVTLLPREAAAKKRRWWQF, from the coding sequence ATGAAACTAAGTGCTACACCCTTTCATCCGGTTACTGGCGAACTGCTGCCGACGTACCGGGATGCTTACCTCCGTGGAGACCTTTCCAGCAAAAACACCGAAGCGGTAGACAACTACCTGAAGGCGAACAGCCAGTACGGTGATGCCACGCTGCGCCGTTACTTCGAGTTGAACCAGGCCGGCCATGCCGTAAAGCCCATTGGCTGGGTACAGCGCCAGTTCGACCTTATCCGCACCGAGCCGCAGCGCTTCCGCCGTCGGGCGGCGTCGCTGGTGGCGGGCAGCGTGCTGGTGGGTGGCGCAGTATTTGCCGGTGCCAACCTGCCTACTGCTCCTTCCGAAAACCTGCCAACTGAAACTCCGACTGAGTTGGTTGAAGCTGCTAGCGCCGAAGCCGCTGCCTTGCGCATGACTTCCGTGCGGGGCCGCATTCTGGACGAAAACGGTAAGCCACTTATCGGAGCAACCGTGCTGGACAAAAGCAGCGGCCGTGGTGTAACCACCGATGCTTCTGGCAACTATGTATTGCCCGTGGCAGCCAACCAAGCTCCTTTGCTGCAGTACGGCTATGCTGGCTACAGCGAGGAAGAAGTACAAATGAAAGGCCGCGGCACGCACAATGTGACTCTGCTCCCACGAGAAGCAGCTGCCAAAAAGCGCCGTTGGTGGCAGTTTTAG
- a CDS encoding inositol monophosphatase family protein, whose translation MEFTQLSLELAEVCRRAGQFIRQESATFDRGHIESKGVHDLVSYVDKETEKLLVAGLREVLPEAGFITEEGTEGAHRAEEYNWIIDPLDGTTNFVHGLPVYSVSVGLIRGQELVAGVVYEVVRDECFRAAKGAGAFCNNMRIHVSDVPDLNNALIATGFPYTDFGLMSDYLQVLGSFMRKSHGVRRLGSAAVDLAYVAAGRFEGFFEFNLNSYDVAAGLLLVTEAGGRTTEFLQDGDPLFGRQVVASNGHVHQEMQDTIREYWK comes from the coding sequence ATGGAATTCACTCAACTCAGCCTCGAACTCGCCGAGGTATGCCGCCGCGCCGGCCAGTTCATTCGCCAAGAATCGGCCACCTTTGACCGCGGCCACATTGAAAGCAAAGGCGTGCACGATTTGGTGTCGTATGTGGACAAGGAAACCGAGAAGCTGCTGGTGGCCGGGCTGCGCGAGGTGCTGCCGGAGGCCGGCTTCATCACCGAAGAAGGCACTGAGGGCGCCCACCGGGCCGAGGAATACAACTGGATTATTGACCCGCTTGATGGCACCACCAACTTCGTGCACGGGCTGCCGGTATACTCCGTAAGCGTGGGTCTGATTCGGGGGCAGGAACTGGTGGCAGGCGTGGTGTATGAAGTAGTGCGCGACGAATGCTTCCGGGCCGCCAAAGGCGCTGGGGCGTTCTGCAACAACATGCGCATCCACGTATCCGATGTGCCCGACCTGAATAATGCTCTCATTGCTACTGGCTTTCCCTACACCGATTTTGGGCTGATGAGCGACTACCTGCAGGTGCTAGGCTCGTTCATGCGGAAGTCGCACGGGGTGCGCCGGCTCGGCTCCGCAGCCGTAGACCTGGCGTATGTGGCGGCCGGACGCTTTGAGGGATTCTTCGAGTTCAACCTAAACTCCTATGATGTGGCTGCGGGCCTGTTGCTCGTGACCGAAGCAGGTGGCCGCACCACTGAGTTTCTGCAGGACGGCGACCCGCTGTTTGGCAGGCAGGTGGTAGCCAGCAACGGCCACGTGCACCAGGAGATGCAGGACACCATCCGCGAATACTGGAAGTAG
- the lnt gene encoding apolipoprotein N-acyltransferase, which translates to MASPETRTSSPTGLAYWLPSLLALLSAGLLWLGWPVHPAGLALVLLVAWVPYLRLEQLLTQRGASGWKVFRYTYLCLVLWNAFTTYWVSYSTLGGGITAVVCNALMMCAPVMAFYHTKRLAGPALGYFSLPVYWIAFEQLHLHWDLTWPWLTLGNGFAQANYLVQWYEYTGFLGGSVWMWLVNILVFGALFRSSASHPVRRWLAPAAAAGLPMLASFLIGSQYQEKGKTAEVVVVQPNVDPFLEKFSSTPNFIPYDEQITRLISLTEQQLTPQTKLVLWPETALEESYFEQTFDTNPKVFRLRSWLATHPGLELITGITSVTTYPTKETATPTARFRDDLGFYDVSNTAVHLPGATAPVTFYHKSRLVPGVEKVPVALAKLVNNIDLGGFVGSYGSQEERTVFRTSDPNLRLAPSICYESVYGDFMAEYMKNGATLIGIITNDGWWSDSPGHEQHLQYATLRAIETRRDVARSANTGISAFINQKGEIVTRTGWWVQAASRHTVHLNEELTFYVRHGELIGPATQVLAVVLLGFTAVQGLRRRKQPAI; encoded by the coding sequence TTGGCTTCTCCTGAAACGCGAACCTCCTCACCAACTGGTCTGGCCTATTGGCTGCCCAGCCTGCTGGCCCTGCTGAGCGCCGGCCTGCTGTGGCTGGGCTGGCCCGTGCACCCGGCCGGGCTGGCGCTGGTGCTACTGGTGGCCTGGGTACCCTACCTGCGTTTGGAGCAGTTGCTCACGCAACGCGGCGCCAGCGGCTGGAAGGTATTCCGCTACACCTATTTGTGCCTGGTGCTCTGGAACGCCTTTACTACTTATTGGGTGAGCTACAGCACCTTAGGTGGTGGCATTACGGCGGTGGTCTGCAATGCGCTGATGATGTGTGCGCCTGTCATGGCGTTCTACCACACCAAGCGGCTGGCTGGTCCGGCGCTGGGATACTTTTCCTTACCCGTCTACTGGATTGCCTTCGAGCAGCTGCACCTGCACTGGGACCTGACCTGGCCCTGGCTCACACTCGGCAACGGGTTTGCGCAGGCGAACTATCTGGTGCAGTGGTACGAATACACAGGCTTTCTGGGCGGTTCGGTCTGGATGTGGCTGGTGAATATCCTGGTATTCGGGGCGCTGTTTCGCTCCTCGGCCAGCCACCCGGTCCGGCGCTGGCTGGCACCGGCGGCAGCCGCTGGTCTGCCCATGCTGGCCTCTTTCCTGATTGGCAGCCAATACCAGGAGAAAGGCAAAACGGCCGAGGTAGTCGTGGTGCAGCCCAACGTCGACCCGTTTCTGGAGAAATTCAGCAGCACGCCCAACTTCATTCCCTACGACGAGCAGATTACGCGCCTGATCAGCCTCACCGAGCAGCAGCTTACACCTCAGACCAAACTGGTTCTCTGGCCCGAAACGGCGCTGGAAGAGTCCTACTTCGAGCAGACATTCGACACGAACCCGAAAGTGTTTCGGCTGCGCTCCTGGCTGGCTACGCACCCCGGTCTGGAGCTGATTACGGGCATCACCAGCGTCACGACTTACCCGACCAAGGAAACAGCAACGCCCACTGCCCGCTTCCGCGACGACCTGGGTTTCTATGACGTCTCGAATACGGCAGTGCATCTGCCGGGCGCTACCGCGCCCGTTACGTTCTACCACAAGTCACGGCTCGTGCCGGGCGTAGAAAAAGTGCCGGTGGCGCTGGCCAAACTCGTCAACAACATCGACCTAGGCGGCTTTGTGGGCTCGTATGGCAGCCAGGAGGAGCGCACCGTGTTCCGCACCTCCGACCCGAACCTGCGCCTTGCGCCCTCCATCTGCTACGAATCGGTGTACGGCGACTTCATGGCCGAATACATGAAGAACGGCGCCACGCTCATCGGCATCATCACCAACGACGGCTGGTGGTCCGACTCGCCCGGCCACGAGCAGCATTTGCAGTACGCCACGCTCCGCGCCATCGAAACCCGCCGCGACGTGGCCCGCTCCGCCAATACCGGCATCTCGGCGTTCATCAATCAGAAAGGCGAAATCGTGACGCGCACGGGCTGGTGGGTGCAGGCGGCCAGCCGCCACACCGTGCATCTCAACGAAGAGCTGACCTTCTATGTCCGCCACGGGGAGCTGATTGGCCCTGCAACGCAGGTGCTGGCCGTAGTGCTGCTGGGCTTTACGGCGGTGCAGGGGCTGCGGCGCCGTAAACAACCTGCCATCTAA
- the rsmI gene encoding 16S rRNA (cytidine(1402)-2'-O)-methyltransferase has product MSEPTPTLLYLVPTPIGNLEDITLRAIRILGEVDTVLAEDTRTSGRLLQHLGLKKPMLSYHLHNEHQQVQRLLDRLEKGETMALVSDAGTPGISDPGFLLVRECLARGLKVECLPGATAFVPALLKSGFGAERFTFEGFLPVKKGRQTRLKELAQEHRTMIFYESPHRIVKTLEQLAEVLGPDRPASVSRELTKLFEETVTAPLAELAANFAARAAIKGEIVLVVQGREKEERIKQHRYANDDRDE; this is encoded by the coding sequence ATGTCAGAACCTACGCCCACGCTGCTCTACCTCGTGCCCACGCCCATCGGCAACCTGGAGGATATTACCCTGCGGGCCATCCGGATACTGGGCGAAGTAGATACCGTGCTGGCTGAAGACACCCGCACCAGTGGCCGCCTGCTGCAGCACCTGGGCCTGAAAAAGCCCATGCTTAGCTACCACCTGCACAACGAGCACCAGCAGGTGCAGCGCCTACTCGACCGGCTGGAGAAGGGCGAAACAATGGCCCTCGTATCGGATGCCGGCACGCCCGGAATTTCGGACCCTGGCTTTCTGTTGGTGCGTGAGTGCCTGGCCCGGGGCCTGAAAGTGGAATGCCTGCCCGGGGCTACGGCCTTCGTGCCGGCGCTGCTTAAGTCGGGATTCGGAGCCGAGCGGTTCACGTTTGAGGGGTTTCTGCCGGTGAAGAAGGGCCGCCAGACCCGCCTCAAGGAACTGGCCCAAGAACACCGCACCATGATTTTCTACGAGTCGCCGCACCGCATTGTGAAGACGCTGGAGCAACTGGCCGAAGTGCTGGGTCCCGACCGGCCAGCCTCCGTGAGCCGCGAGCTGACCAAGCTGTTTGAGGAAACCGTAACGGCCCCATTGGCCGAATTGGCTGCCAACTTTGCGGCCCGTGCGGCCATCAAAGGCGAGATTGTACTGGTGGTGCAGGGCCGCGAGAAAGAAGAACGTATCAAGCAGCACCGCTACGCAAACGACGACCGTGACGAATAA